Genomic window (Aquimarina sp. BL5):
CTATTACTAGTAAAATTACTGTTCTCATATTCTTATTATTTTATTTTTTCAGCGATCCAAACTGCTAAAAACCCTCTGTCAACGGCGTGTGTAGAACCATATAGTTTTCCGTCTTTGTAATAAAAGCTAGTATTATAACTTCCGCTATTGTCGCCAGAGATTAGGGCAACATAAATAACGTCTCGTTGGGTATTAACTTTTCCTTGTTTTATTTCAACCCCTTCTCGATAAAATGTTCCCTGTACTGAATTAGCATCTATTTTATCTATGCGCATCATAGCGAAATTGGTATCCGTTTTATCTTGCGGACTCATATCTAATTGCCATTCGCCAATTAGTAATTTTAGATCTTTATTATTTTCTTGAGAAAAGCTTGAGAAAGAAGTAATCAAAAGGATAAGTAGGCTTGCTTTTTTTATGATCATGAGATGTTTCATTTTTTCTGATTTTTAGAATTTGTTTGAGACAAATATTCACCTAATACAGAAAAGAATCGTTTCAATTGGCTAAATGAGACGAATTTTTAGAGAAGTAGACGTTGCAATTTTTTAATTGAAACCTTTATTGTCTTTATTTTAGAGCGCTTGGAGGGTTTCCTGTAATTTTCTTTACGGCTCTATTAAAAGAGGCTTTAGAATTAAAACCTGCTTCATATGCTAAAGCAAGAAGGGTAAGATTATCGTTTTTAGGATTATTGAGTAACTTTTTTACTTCTTCAAAACGAAGTTCGTTTATGTAATCACTAAATTTTTTCTGATAGATCGTATTTAGACATTTAGTAAGCAAATAGGGTTTTACAGAAAGGCATTCTGATAGAGAACCTAGAGTAAGCTCTGGATTTTTGAAGAGTTGTTCTTCCCTCATTTTAGTTTCTAAAGTTTTACTAATATTTTGCAATTGCTCTTTTTCTTTATCAGAAACGGTGGCAATTTGTTTGAATGCGCTTTCTTTTCTTCTGGCAAACCCTTCTAGGCCTAACCAATAGGTAATAATTGCCATTCCTATAAATACCGGATGACCATAGAAAAAATTACTAGCGAAATTGAAAAAGAAAAAGTCGATTAATATTCCAAATACATAAAGGATAGAGAATATTTTCATTACCAGTACCACTCTTTTAATCCAATTGATTTTTTCTGGAAGAATTTTATATCCTTCCACCTCAATAGTGTTGCTAAGTATTTTTTCAGCTTTGCTACTATAAAAAATAATTAATGCTCCAGAAATGATAAACATAGTAGGATAATGCATCCATACAACATATCCCCAATATCCTAACCAAGATAAACTCTCGCGAGTACCATCCCAATAAAAATTTTGTGTTTTTATAAAAAAGCTCCACACAAATTCTATCAGTACAGGAAGGAAATGAATCCAATCTTTTTGTATGAACTTGAATTTTGGATTTACATAACTTTTTACAAAAAAATAGATGAGTGTTCCATAAATCCAATTGTATTCTAATAGGATATGATACCAGAAATCATATCGTCCCAGCCCAAAAATATTTAAGGTTTCTACAATCAGGCGGTAGGAGAAGAAAAATAATATGGTTGCTAGAAATCGATTAGCAATATAGTGCAATCCTTTTTTTTGCCATAAAATGACTCCAAAAATGATTCCTTGGATAGCACCAATACATAATAATATGATTAAAAGTATCTCTAACGTTTCCACTACATTAAAGATATATAAGAAGATTTAAGAAACAACTTTTTCTTTATAATATCGATACAAATCTTCTGACGAAGCACCTAACCATCTTCTCATATGTATATTAAGAAAATGATATTGTAATCGCCAAACTCCAACTTCTCTGTAACGTCTGGCAGAGGTAACCACATATTTAGGGATGATAACAAATTTATTTATTGCAAAAAGTCGGTCAACTAAATCATTGTCTTCATATACCACATACGCTTCATCATACCCATTTATTTCTTTGAATAATGATGCAGTGATAAACTGACTTTGATCTCCGCCGCGACATCGTTTACTGTCGAATTGAGTTAACCAACCGAGAAAACGAAGCCACCAATGATTAGAATCAAATTTCATTCTGAAACACCCTGCTTCGTTTTCTTTATGAACTTCTTCTACAATATATCGGTCATAGTTCTTTGGAGGAAAAGAATCAGCGTGTAAGAAATAGAGTATATCTCCAGAAGCTTTTGCAGCTCCGGCATTCATTTGTTTAGCACGCCCTTTTTCTGAAGAAACTACTCTAATAGACGTGCTTTGTGTGTTCGAAAAATTCTGTACTGTTTTTATAGACTCGTCCACACTTCCGCCATCTACAATGATAATTTCTTCGATAGTATCCGCTGCACTTGCAGCTTGTATTAAATGGGAAAGCAGCTTACAAATTGTAGCTGCTTCATTTAGAATAGGGATGATTATTGATATTTTCAAAAGCTTAGTATTATGCGAATATAAAATTACTCATTTAAACTCCAATCGTATTTTTTATATCCTTTCTTTTTCTGTTTATCAATCTTAACTTCAGAATATTTATTGATAAAAGCTTTAGCATCTTCTCCATCTACTTTGAAATCTTTCTTAAACCAACTGAAGATTTTAGAGACTTCAACTACTTCTTCAGTTATCGTATTTCTTTTTGGATCATTTATAAAATTCTTTGTTAGCGTTTCTAATGCATCATCTACATTTCTGGCTGTGAATGCTCTATTCCAAACTATGGGGCAAGAGAAAGAAGCGCAATTAATAGCAAAATGAATTCTGGGATCGCCAAGCTTTCTAAGAATTTTATGCTCTAATTCATTTAAACTATGCAAAACACCATTGATTTTGAAAAATTGTCTATGCCAAGGATCTTTAATGTCTTTGATGCTCTTTAAAGGATAATTATCTATAATTAACTTTATAGTGTACGCATTATAAGCATTGATCCAGTACGCTAATGTTTCTTCTTTACTCCATGTTGCGGCTGGAGGATTGTCCGAGAGGTAAGTGAAATATTCATATAGTTGAGCACTATCTCTCATAAATCCTTTGTAATCTACTTTTCCGTCTTCAGAAACATTGATCAATAAAATTTGATCCCAAACAGCATGGTCAAGTTTTTCCTGAGCTTTTGTCTGAAAAGAGATAAATACCAATAATACTAATATAATTATTTTAGGGGTCTTCATTTTTTTTAATCTTTTTTAATCCATCCAGATGTATCGATTTTTACAAATGGCTAATTGTGTTCAACTTTTAATTACTTTTTTGTTTTCAAATAACGAAAATTCTATTAAATATTCGTTAAATACTTGGGTTTAGTCCAAAGTTTGTGCCACTCCTTACAAATATAGTTATGGCCAATGTTTTTTGGTTTTGCAAGTCAATTTCTGATTCCGTATTATTGTAATTGAACTGTTTTTATATGATTAGTACAACTTTAAAACTCCCCTGCGGTGCGATATTAAATAATAGATTAGTGAAATCTGCTATGACGGAGCGCATTAGTAATAATAAGTTTGAACCAACTAAGGGGCATGAACAATTGTATGCTGATTGGTCCAAAACAGGTGCAGGCTTATTAATAACAGGTAATGTTGTACTGGATCGAAAACATGTCGAGTCAGCAGGAAATGTGTGTTTTGATGATAGAAGGATGCTGCCAAAACTAAAATCATGGGCCAAAGCGGGTAAAAAACATGGAAATCATATATGGGTTCAGATTTCTCATTCCGGAAGACAAACGAATAGATTTGGAACGAGTAGACCCTTAGCACCTTCTGAGGTGCAGTTAAAGAAATTAGGGCTTTTTGGTAAACCGAAAGCAATGACAGAAGAGGATATCCTAGACGTGATCCAACGTTTTGTTACTGCTGCTAAACTAGCCAAAGAAGCTGGTTTTACTGGGGTTCAAATTCATTCGGCTCACGGATATCTATTAAGTCAATTTTTATCACCCAATACTAATATAAGATCTGATCATTGGGGTGGTAATATAGAGAATCGTAGCCGTTTATTACTCACGATTATCAGAGATGTTAGAAAAGTTGTTGGAACTGATTTTCCGATATCTGTTAAATTGAATTCAGCGGATTTTCAGAGAGGAGGATTTACCGAAGAAGAATCACTGGAAGTGATAAAGATGTTAGACAAGGAAAAGATCGATTTGCTCGAGATATCAGGAGGGACTTATGAAAAACTAGCTTTTTTTATAATGAATGAAGAGGATTCTGATCTTAAAGAAAGCACGAAACAGAGAGAGGCATATTTTATCGATTTTGCTAAGAAAATCAGAGTTGTTAGTAAGTTGCCTCTAATGATTACAGGTGGTTTTAGATCTTATGATTTTTGTAATGAAGTGTTAGCAAAGGGAGAGGTTGATTTGATAGGGATGGCTCGTCCTTTTATTACCAATCGAGAGGATATATCTAAATTTTTAGTTGGAGAATTACCATGTCTTGAAAACCTGGTACTCCGCACTGGATTAAAACAATTCGAAGATGCTGCTGAAGGTGGTTTTTATGCTAGGCAAATTATCCGGTTTTCTAAAGGGAAAGGACTAAAAACCAATATGAACCCACTTTGGTGTTCTATGTTTCTAATAGTATATGAATTCCGAAAAGCGATGGCTAAGAAATTAGCTTGAAAAAACAATGAGGATGTCTGTAAAGTAACTTTACTATGCTAAACTAAGCTTGTCGAAGTTTTTAATCCGTTGATTTTCAAAATGTCTTCGACAGGCTCAGACTGACAATTTTAGATTTTGTTCACTTTTCAGACAGCCTCATATAAAATTATTACTTAAAGCGAGTTTTAAAATTTTAGCAACATCCACCACCATCATAGTGGTACGTAGATTCGCTGATGAAAATATCATCTCTTCCCAGGTCAGCAAGAGCACCAGCAGTTTTATCACAAACCGCAATAGGTTGATTTTTCAGTAATACGTGTCCTTTTTTATCATCAAAATAATCTTCATTACCATAATAAATGGCTGCCTTACCAGTAAAAATACAAGGGCCATCTTCTGGCATAGGGTCTTTGATTGCAGCTACTTCAATAGATTCTATATAGATTAATTCATCGGTTTCATAGTTTTTAGGATCCAAAATACGATACGGTTTACGCGCTCTAATTTCTATGGTTCCAAAACCAACATCGGTCAATGCTTTTACATATTCCGCAATAGGTAAACTTCCACTAAGACATAAAGCTCTTAATCGTTCATCATTTCTGAGCGTATCATTCATAGGTTGCTCGCAAGTTGGATCACTCATCACTAATCTACCATGAGGTTTTAATACTCGATACATTTCCTCTATCGCTTTTTTTAAATCCTCTGCTTTAAAAATATTGAATAAACAATTTTGAGCGGCAACATCAATACTATTATCTTCTACGGGAAGATTCAGAGCATCACCAAATCTTAAGTCTACAAACTCACTTTTGAACCATTCATTTTGTTCTTCTGCTTCTTTAAAATTTTTACGAGAAGCATCTAGCATTTCCTGAACTACATCAATACCAATTACTCCACCTTTTTGACGAGAGAAATACGAAAATTGTAATAATTCCATTCCGCCACCAACACCAACATAAAGTGTTTTTGGATTATTGGTTAAATCACGGGCGTTTACTGTACTCCCACAACCATAATTCATTTCTTGCATGATCTTTGGGATTTTTAATCCAGGTAGTTCCC
Coding sequences:
- a CDS encoding TIGR04283 family arsenosugar biosynthesis glycosyltransferase is translated as MKISIIIPILNEAATICKLLSHLIQAASAADTIEEIIIVDGGSVDESIKTVQNFSNTQSTSIRVVSSEKGRAKQMNAGAAKASGDILYFLHADSFPPKNYDRYIVEEVHKENEAGCFRMKFDSNHWWLRFLGWLTQFDSKRCRGGDQSQFITASLFKEINGYDEAYVVYEDNDLVDRLFAINKFVIIPKYVVTSARRYREVGVWRLQYHFLNIHMRRWLGASSEDLYRYYKEKVVS
- the arsM gene encoding arsenosugar biosynthesis arsenite methyltransferase ArsM is translated as MSYLETTHDVYKEAALTPDVGLCCTTNPIWELPGLKIPKIMQEMNYGCGSTVNARDLTNNPKTLYVGVGGGMELLQFSYFSRQKGGVIGIDVVQEMLDASRKNFKEAEEQNEWFKSEFVDLRFGDALNLPVEDNSIDVAAQNCLFNIFKAEDLKKAIEEMYRVLKPHGRLVMSDPTCEQPMNDTLRNDERLRALCLSGSLPIAEYVKALTDVGFGTIEIRARKPYRILDPKNYETDELIYIESIEVAAIKDPMPEDGPCIFTGKAAIYYGNEDYFDDKKGHVLLKNQPIAVCDKTAGALADLGRDDIFISESTYHYDGGGCC
- a CDS encoding AraC family transcriptional regulator codes for the protein METLEILLIILLCIGAIQGIIFGVILWQKKGLHYIANRFLATILFFFSYRLIVETLNIFGLGRYDFWYHILLEYNWIYGTLIYFFVKSYVNPKFKFIQKDWIHFLPVLIEFVWSFFIKTQNFYWDGTRESLSWLGYWGYVVWMHYPTMFIISGALIIFYSSKAEKILSNTIEVEGYKILPEKINWIKRVVLVMKIFSILYVFGILIDFFFFNFASNFFYGHPVFIGMAIITYWLGLEGFARRKESAFKQIATVSDKEKEQLQNISKTLETKMREEQLFKNPELTLGSLSECLSVKPYLLTKCLNTIYQKKFSDYINELRFEEVKKLLNNPKNDNLTLLALAYEAGFNSKASFNRAVKKITGNPPSALK
- a CDS encoding DUF547 domain-containing protein, whose protein sequence is MKTPKIIILVLLVFISFQTKAQEKLDHAVWDQILLINVSEDGKVDYKGFMRDSAQLYEYFTYLSDNPPAATWSKEETLAYWINAYNAYTIKLIIDNYPLKSIKDIKDPWHRQFFKINGVLHSLNELEHKILRKLGDPRIHFAINCASFSCPIVWNRAFTARNVDDALETLTKNFINDPKRNTITEEVVEVSKIFSWFKKDFKVDGEDAKAFINKYSEVKIDKQKKKGYKKYDWSLNE
- a CDS encoding NADH:flavin oxidoreductase/NADH oxidase family protein, which codes for MISTTLKLPCGAILNNRLVKSAMTERISNNKFEPTKGHEQLYADWSKTGAGLLITGNVVLDRKHVESAGNVCFDDRRMLPKLKSWAKAGKKHGNHIWVQISHSGRQTNRFGTSRPLAPSEVQLKKLGLFGKPKAMTEEDILDVIQRFVTAAKLAKEAGFTGVQIHSAHGYLLSQFLSPNTNIRSDHWGGNIENRSRLLLTIIRDVRKVVGTDFPISVKLNSADFQRGGFTEEESLEVIKMLDKEKIDLLEISGGTYEKLAFFIMNEEDSDLKESTKQREAYFIDFAKKIRVVSKLPLMITGGFRSYDFCNEVLAKGEVDLIGMARPFITNREDISKFLVGELPCLENLVLRTGLKQFEDAAEGGFYARQIIRFSKGKGLKTNMNPLWCSMFLIVYEFRKAMAKKLA